The following proteins come from a genomic window of Populus nigra chromosome 6, ddPopNigr1.1, whole genome shotgun sequence:
- the LOC133696366 gene encoding uncharacterized protein LOC133696366: protein MGNYISCTLATPLMKKSKVARVVFPTGEVRQFREPVKAAELMLECPNFFLANSQSLRIGRRFSALSADEELESGNVYLMFPMKRVSSIVTAADMAVFFIAANSAAKRISGGNSNRVLPESGGDQNVQESLEGRDNGAARLSLEGVEDFPAPEYKYRLSCCRSRKPMLETIKEEPVRLR, encoded by the coding sequence ATGGGCAACTACATTTCGTGCACTTTAGCCACGCCTTTGATGAAGAAGTCCAAGGTTGCGAGGGTTGTCTTCCCAACAGGGGAGGTTAGGCAATTCAGGGAGCCCGTGAAAGCAGCAGAGCTCATGTTGGAGTGTCCAAACTTCTTCTTAGCGAACTCGCAATCTCTACGCATTGGCAGGAGGTTTTCTGCCCTGAGTGCTGATGAGGAGCTGGAATCTGGCAACGTTTACCTCATGTTCCCAATGAAAAGAGTTAGTTCTATTGTTACTGCCGCTGATATGGCTGTTTTCTTCATCGCTGCTAACTCAGCGGCCAAGAGAATTTCTGGAGGAAATAGCAACAGGGTCTTGCCGGAATCCGGTGGAGATCAGAATGTTCAAGAAAGTCTAGAGGGAAGGGACAATGGAGCAGCAAGATTGAGTCTGGAAGGAGTTGAGGACTTTCCAGCGCCAGAATACAAGTACAGGCTATCTTGTTGTAGATCAAGGAAGCCTATGTTGGAAACTATAAAAGAAGAACCTGTTCGCTTAAGATGA
- the LOC133697800 gene encoding sulfhydryl oxidase 2-like has translation MSMSEACVILFAIMLLLISSKEAASFQSGSRSILRAVSGENKAVADYAIDLNSTNFDSVLRDTPATHAIVEFFANWCPACRNYKPHYEKVARLFNGPDAVHPGIVLMTRVDCALKINNKLCDKFSVSHYPMLFWGPPSKFASHGVEPKEEKSEIRMIDDGRTAERLVSWINKHLGSSYGLDDKKFENEHLHSNTSDPGQIARAVYDVEEATAFAMEIILEHKMIKQHTRVSLIKFLQLLAVHHPSKRCRKGSAEVLVNFDDLCPPDMWSPDKQEVVSNGKGMLGNFQICGKEVPRGYWMFCRGSKNDTRGFSCGLWVLLHSLSVRIEDGESQFAFRAVCDFIHNFFICEDCRQHFYQMCSSVTVPFNTSRDFALWLWSTHNKVNKRLMKKEASLGTGDPKFPKVIWPPKQLCSLCYLSHNRRENGTIQIDWDMNEVYKFLTGYYGKTLASLYKEKGHLGDEVTDGAIVDLVASTNAVVVPVGAALAIALASCAFGALACCWRSQQKTRKPRRSWN, from the exons atgtcCATGTCAGAAGCATGCGTGATTCTTTTTGCGATCATGCTTTTGCTAATCAGCTCTAAAGAAGCGGCGTCGTTTCAGTCGGGATCCCGTTCGATCCTCCGAGCTGTAAGCGGCGAAAACAAAGCGGTGGCTGATTACGCTATCGATTTGAATAGCACGAATTTCGATTCTGTTCTTCGTGACACCCCCGCCACTCACGCCATCGTTGAGTTCTTCGCCAACTG GTGCCCTGCTTGCAGAAATTATAAG CCCCATTACGAGAAGGTTGCAAGGCTTTTTAATGGGCCTGATGCTGTGCATCCTGGCATTGTATTGATGACAAGGGTGGATTGTGCTTTGAAG ATAAACAATAAACTCTGTGATAAATTTTCTGTGAGTCATTATCCTATGTTATTTTGGGGTCCACCTTCTAAATTTGCATCTCACGGTGTGGAACCtaaagaagagaagagtgaAATACGCATGATTGATGATGGACGGACAGCTGAACGTTTGGTTAGTTGGATCAATAAGCATCTGGGCAG CTCATATGGCTTGGACGataagaaatttgaaaatgagCATCTTCATTCAAACACATCAGACCCTGGACAG ATTGCACGTGCTGTGTATGATGTTGAGGAGGCTACAGCCTTTGCCATGGAGATCATACTCGAACACAAG ATGATCAAACAACACACTCGGGTTTCACTCATTAAATTTCTTCAACTTTTAGCGGTTCATCATCCTTCAAAGAG GTGCCGGAAGGGAAGTGCAGAAGTGCTTGTGAACTTTGATGATTTGTGCCCACCAGATATGTGGTCACCTGACAAACAAGAAGTAGTCAGTAATGGCAAGGGCATGCTAGGGAATTTCCAGATTTGTGGGAAAGAAGTTCCTCGAGGATATTGG ATGTTTTGCCGTGGCAGCAAGAATGATACCAGGGGCTTCAG CTGTGGTTTATGGGTTCTACTGCATTCACTCTCTGTGAGGATTGAGGATGGAGAGAGCCAGTTTGCATTCAGAGCTGTATGTGATTTTATCCACAACTTCTTTATTTGCGAGGATTGTCGTCAACATTTTTATCAAATGTGTTCAAG TGTCACCGTCCCTTTCAACACATCCCGTGACTTTGCCCTTTGGTTGTGGAGTACCCATAATAAAGtcaacaagagattaatgaaaaaagaagCTTCTCTAGGAACCGGTGACCCCAAGTTCCCAAAGGTTATTTGGCCTCCAAAACAGCTCTGCTCTTTATGTTACCTCTCTCATAACCGGAGAGAAAATGGAACCATTCAAATAGATTGGGACATGAATGAAGTTTACAAGTTCTTGACTGGTTATTATGGCAAAACACTTGCATCTTTGTACAAGGAGAAGGGTCATCTTGGGGATGAAGTGACTGATGGGGCTATTGTAGATCTGGTGGCCTCAACAAATGCAGTTGTGGTTCCTGTGGGGGCTGCGTTGGCAATCGCTCTTGCTAGCTGTGCATTTGGAGCGCTTGCTTGCTGCTGGCGTTCACAGCAAAAAACCCGGAA GCCAAGGAGAAGCTGGAACTAA
- the LOC133696023 gene encoding uncharacterized protein LOC133696023 produces the protein MASSHPPTSCSSPPFRRHKELITSKHPRVIRCQSFPEDGTSANIVDANLGILRGRIAEVKMKEKLDAWCRLKNGWNYHSGYDHKYKRDATLSESLEIMGFASGALGFVFLSGSLCIWLVSLLVHFTR, from the exons ATGGCTTCCTCTCACCCACCAACCAGTTGCTCGAGTCCTCCCTTTCGCAGGCACAAAGAACTGATCACTTCCAAGCATCCCCGAGTAATTAGATGCCAAAGCTTTCCAGAAGATG GAACATCTGCAAATATCGTGGATGCAAATCTGGGCATTCTAAGAGGCAGAATAGCAGAAGTAAAGATGAAGGAGAAGTTGGACGCATGGTGCAGACTCAAAAATGGCTGGAATTATCACTCTGGTTATGATCACAAATACAAGAGAGATGCTACGTTATCCGAGTCTTTAGAAATTATGGGGTTTGCCAGCGGTGCACTTGGGTTCGTCTTTCTTTCCGGCTCTCTTTGCATCTGGCTTGTTTCTCTTCTAGTTCATTTCACTCGATGA
- the LOC133697569 gene encoding uncharacterized protein LOC133697569: MKMFLVPRFGLLFLVVSLSCSVLALPENGPAKDPLKYILGQNNLGPFRNGISETAAQAPGPSDYGSNNTLVLAAKRTDRPDILHGFKHYRGGWNITDPHYWASVGFTGAAGFILAFLWFFLFGFALVAHHCFKWRINIKDKGSSRSQRISLIMLILFTCAAAIGCILLCVGQDDFHGEAMNTLKYVVNQSDYTVQTLKNVTEYLSLAKTINIAQLVLPSNVMDDIDKLNVDLNAAADTLTEKTSENAGKIVKVFNAVRSALITVAAVMLILALLGFLLSILGHQHAIHIFVVSGWLLVAVTFILCGVFILLNNAISDTCLAMEEWVENPHAASALSSILPCVDQRTTNNTLVQSKEVITDIVNVVNTYIYTFANANPSQTEFNYYNQSGPSMPPLCYPFDSLYQDRQCEPREVSMANASVVWQNYTCMVSSSGLCTTVGRVIPDIYRQLVAAVNESYALEYYTPVLLSLQDCKFVRDTFLEITSSHCPPLEHYLKIVNAGLGLISVGVLLCLVLWILYANCPLREEVFAKISSPIKCSSGCTGVKIGSTSSGKNDASLSITSVV, translated from the exons ATGAAGATGTTCCTGGTTCCAAGATTTGGTTTgttgtttcttgttgtttctttgAGCTGCTCTGTTTTAGCTCTGCCTGAAAATGGGCCTGCTAAAGATCCTCTCAAGTATATCTTAG GGCAGAATAATTTAGGGCCATTTAGAAATGGAATCTCGGAGACTGCTGCACAAGCACCTGGGCCTTCTGATTACGGGTCTAATAACACACTTGTGTTGGCGGCGAAGAGGACAGATCGACCGGACATTCTTCACGGATTTAAGCATTATCGAGGAGGTTGGAACATCACCGATCCCCATTACTGGGCT TCTGTTGGCTTCACAGGTGCTGCTGGTTTTATTCTGGCtttcctttggttttttttgtttggctttGCCCTTGTAGCACATCATTGCTTCAAATGGAGAATTAACATTAAAGACAAAGGATCAAGCCGATCTCAAAGGATTTCTCTTATAATGCTTATACTGTTCACTTGTGCCGCAGC GATTGGATGTATCCTTCTCTGTGTTGGGCAGGATGACTTTCACGGTGAAGCTATGAATACTCTGAAATATGTTGTAAACCAGTCAGACTACACTGTGCAAACCCTGAAAAATGTTACGGAGTATCTATCCCTTGCGAAGACCATCAATATAGCCCAGCTTGTCCTTCCTTCTAACGTCATGGATGATATTGACAAGTTGAATGTGGATCTCAATGCTGCCGCTGATACACTGACAGAGAAGACTAGTGAAAATGCTGGAAAAATAGTGAAAGTATTCAATGCTGT GCGGTCAGCATTGATTACTGTGGCTGCAGTGATGCTTATCCTGGCTCTGCTTGGTTTTT TGTTGTCTATCCTTGGACATCAACATGCAATTCATAT ATTTGTAGTGAGTGGGTGGTTGTTAGTGGCGGTTACCTTCATTCTTTGTGGAGTTTTTATTCTTCTCAACAA TGCGATTTCTGACACCTGTTTGGCCATGGAAGAATGGGTGGAAAATCCCCATGCAGCATCTGCTCTTAGCAGCATTCTTCCTTGTGTTGACCAAAGAACAACAAACAACACACTCGTCCAGAGTAAAGAAGTCATCACTGAtattgtaaatgttgtcaataCCTATATATACACATTTGCAAATGCAAATCCATCCCAGACTGAGTTTAATTATTATAACCAATCTGGACCTTCCATGCCTCCTTTGTGCTACCCATTTGACTCGCTTTATCAAGATCGTCAATGCGAGCCCCGAGAGGTGTCTATGGCAAATGCATCTGTG GTTTGGCAGAACTACACCTGCATGGTTTCATCATCTGGGCTGTGCACAACTGTTGGTAGGGTGATCCCTGACATCTATAGACAATTGGTGGCAGCAGTTAACGAAAGCTATGCTCTTGAGTACTACACCCCGGTTTTGCTCAGCCTCCAGGATTGCAAGTTTGTCAGGGACACATTCCTAGAAATCACCTCGAGTCATTGCCCTCCATTGGAGCATTATCTGAAGATTGTAAATGCGGGGCTGGGCTTGATCTCAGTAGGAGTTTTGCTGTGTCTCGTTCTCTGGATACTATATGCAAACTGCCCCCTAAGGGAGGAAGTGTTTGCGAAGATATCCTCGCCAATAAAATGCAGCAGTGGCTGTACAGGTGTTAAGATAGGTTCTACAAGTAGTGGCAAGAATGATGCATCGTTGTCGATTACAAGTGTAGTGTAG
- the LOC133696135 gene encoding uncharacterized protein LOC133696135: MKFLEYTPLERMNEFLSHLNLGERTIKGYLEPYSCKHTGTDKKLSLSLENEMLDYLGKSSDTDSSSPAEFLLSRSSRKTLIYLVLTLYRMYPDYDFSAVNAHQFFTEESWDSFKQIFDSYMFEASRAWIEENEGSSLLETLYKALDEVVKLSECEIYSYDPDSDADPSLEKGAIWSFNFFFYNRKLKRVVSFRFCCFSNLVAEGFLMDDSSYEEDGEIFDDMDM, from the exons ATGAAGTTCTTAGAATATACACCGCTGGAACG AATGAATGAATTCTTAAGTCATTTAAATCTCGGAGAACGAACAATTAAGGGATATCTTGAACCTTACTCTT GTAAACACACTGGAACGGACAAAAAGCTCTCCCTCAGTTTGGAGAATGAG ATGCTTGATTATCTTGGGAAGTCTTCAGATACAGACTCATCGTCACCAGCTGAATTTTTATTGAGCAGATCCAG CCGAAAGACGTTGATTTACCTGGTTCTTACGCTATATCGCATGTATCCGGATTATGATTTCAG TGCTGTGAATGCTCACCAGTTCTTCACAGAGGAAAGCTGGGATTCTTTTAAGCAGATTTTTGATAGCTACATGTTTGAAGCATCAAGG GCATGGATTGAGGAAAATGAGGGCAGCTCCTTGCTGGAAACATTATACAAGGCTCTGGATGAG GTTGTAAAACTATCAGAGTGTGAAATCTACAGTTATGATCCTGATTCTGACGCAGACCCATCATTAGAGAAAGGAGCCAT ctggtctttcaatttctttttctacaaCAGAAAACTAAAGAGGGTTGTTAGCTTCCGTTTCTGCTGTTTTAG TAACTTGGTTGCTGAAGGATTTCTCATGGATGACTCAAGTTATGAGGAGGATGGAGAAATATTTGATGACATGGACATGTAA
- the LOC133696454 gene encoding uncharacterized protein LOC133696454 yields MGDHFVLLVNRLITESTLEAAIESRNLSMQATASDTKIDKSFQKLDFGDISTPRKLVECRICQDEDEDSNMETPCSCCGSLKYAHRRCIQRWCNEKGNTICEICLQEFKPGYTAPPPLFQIGFPMNFRGNWETSRRELNGPRFIAVVSSEHNFLNTDYYEYSASTTRNTIYCRLIAVIFMVLLILRHTLPLILNGTNNFSFPVFMLLFLRIAGIILPIYVMLKALTALQRRRLHQAPPNSSIHSYDEDAEHSTLQPRPHIINVH; encoded by the exons ATGGGGGATCACTTTGTATTGCTGGTGAATCGTTTGATAACTGAATCCACCTTAGAAGCTGCAATTGAGAGCAGAAACCTGTCGATGCAAGCCACAGCGTCTgacacaaaaattgataaatctttCCAGAAACTGGATTTTGGGGATATATCAACTCCGAGGAAATTGGTGGAGTGCAGGATATGCCAGGATGAGGATGAAGATTCTAATATGGAGACACCATGTTCTTGTTGTGGTAGTTTGAAG TATGCTCATCGCAGGTGTATACAGAGGTGGTGTAATGAGAAGGGTAACACTATATGTGAGATATGCCTCCAG GAGTTCAAGCCTGGTTATACAGCACCACCACCCCTGTTCCAAATTGGGTTTCCAATGAACTTTAG GGGAAATTGGGAGACGTCTAGAAGGGAGTTAAATGGTCCTCGCTTCATAGCAGTGGTCTCATCTGAACATAACTTCCTGAATACTGACTATTATGAGTATTCAGCTTCAACTACAAGAAACACAATCTACTGTCGCTTGATTGCTGTGATT TTCATGGTTCTTTTAATTCTAAGGCACACTCTTCCTCTCATTCTTAATGGAACCAACAATTTCTCATTCCCAGTGTTTATG TTGTTATTTCTACGAATTGCTGGGATTATTCTTCCAATCTATGTCATGTTAAAAGCACTAACTGCTCTCCAGCGTCGCCGCCTCCATCAG GCGCCTCCAAATTCATCAATTCATTCATATGATGAAGATGCTGAGCATTCAACCCTGCAGCCTCGGCCACATATAATAAATGTTCATTAG